In a single window of the Lagenorhynchus albirostris chromosome 19, mLagAlb1.1, whole genome shotgun sequence genome:
- the CACNG8 gene encoding voltage-dependent calcium channel gamma-8 subunit isoform X1, translating to MGAEEAKVTLVLGPRISCRPWLPSDPVPGLSLLLAAPSPAPGPGPPTSACAVTPPAAGTAPPPLPRWWPTAPRLPVVKLESLKRWNEERGLWCEKGVQVLLTTVGAFAAFGLMTIAISTDYWLYTRAFICNTTNLTAGDDGPHHRGGSGSSEKKDPGGLTHSGLWRICCLEGLKRGVCVKINHFPEDTDYDHDSAEYLLRVVRASSIFPILSAILLLLGGVCVAASRVYKSKRNIILGAGILFVAAGLSNIIGVIVYISANAGEPGPKRDEEKKNHYSYGWSFYFGGLSFILAEVIGVLAVNIYIERSREAHCQSRSDLLKAGGGAGGSGGSGPSAILRLPSYRFRYRRRSRSSSRSSEPSPSRDASPGGAGGPGFASTDISMYTLSRDPSKGSVAAGLASAGAGGGAYGGAAGGAGGGGGGGGGAGSERDRGGASGFLTLHNAFPKEAGGGVTVTVTGPPAAPAPAAPAPAAPAPGTLAKEAAASNGNTLNRKTTPV from the exons ATGGGGGCGGAAGAGGCCAAGGTCACCCTGGTACTGGGACCCAGaatcag CTGCCGACCATGGCTGCCTTCTGACCCCGTCCCCGGCCTCAGCCTCCTCCTcgccgccccctccccagcccctggccccggGCCCCCCACTTCTGCCTGCGCTGTGACCCCCCCAGCCGCCGGCACGGCCCCGCCCCCGCTGCCCCGGTGGTGGCCCACGGCCCCCCGGCTGCCCGTGGTCAAACTGGAGTCGCTGAAGCGCTGGAACGAAGAGAGGGGCCTCTGGTGCGAGAAGGGGGTGCAGGTGTTGCTCACCACGGTGGGCGCCTTCGCAGCCTTCGGCCTCATGACCATTGCCATCAGCACGGACTACTGGCTCTACACGCGCGCCTTCATCTGCAACACCACCAACCTCACGGCTGGCGACGACGGGCCCCACCACCGCGGGGGCAGTGGCTCCTCGGAGAAGAAGGACCCCGGCGGACTCACCCACTCGGGCCTCTGGAGGATCTGCTGCCTGGAAG GGTTGAAAAGAGGCGTCTGCGTGAAGATCAACCATTTCCCGGAGGACACGGACTACGACCATGACAGCGCGGAGTATCTGCTCC GAGTCGTCCGGGCCTCCAGCATTTTCCCCATCCTCAGCGCCATCCTGCTGCTGCTCGGGGGCGTGTGCGTGGCGGCCTCCCGGGTCTACAAGTCCAAGAGGAACATCATTCTGGGAGCAGGGATCCTGTTCGTGGCAGCAg GCCTGAGCAACATCATCGGCGTGATCGTGTACATCTCGGCCAACGCGGGCGAGCCGGGCCCGAAGCGGGACGAGGAGAAGAAGAACCATTACTCGTACGGCTGGTCCTTCTACTTCGGCGGGCTGTCGTTCATCCTGGCCGAGGTGATCGGCGTGCTGGCCGTCAACATCTACATCGAGCGCAGCCGCGAGGCGCACTGCCAGTCTCGCTCGGACCTGCTCAAGGCCGGCGGGGGCGCGGGCGGCAGTGGCGGGAGCGGCCCCTCGGCCATCCTCCGTCTGCCCAGTTACCGCTTCCGCTACCGCCGCCGCTCCCGCTCTAGCTCCCGCTCCAGCGAGCCGTCGCCGTCGCGGGACGCGTCTCCCGGCGGCGCCGGGGGCCCGGGCTTCGCCTCCACGGACATCTCCATGTACACGCTCAGCCGCGACCCGTCCAAGGGCAGCGTGGCCGCGGGGCTGGCTAGCGCCGGTGCCGGCGGCGGGGCGTACGGCGGCGCGGCGGGGGGcgccgggggcggcggcggcggcggcggcggggcgggcTCAGAGCGGGACCGCGGGGGGGCGTCCGGCTTCCTCACGCTGCACAACGCCTTCCCCAAGGAGGCGGGCGGCGGCGTCACGGTCACGGTCACCGGGCCGCCCGCCGCGCCTGCGCCCGCCGCGCCCGCGCCCGCCGCGCCAGCCCCCGGGACCCTGGCCAAGGAGGCAGCCGCCTCCAACGGCAACACGCTCAACAGGAAAACCACACCCGTGTAG
- the CACNG8 gene encoding voltage-dependent calcium channel gamma-8 subunit isoform X2, with protein MTIAISTDYWLYTRAFICNTTNLTAGDDGPHHRGGSGSSEKKDPGGLTHSGLWRICCLEGLKRGVCVKINHFPEDTDYDHDSAEYLLRVVRASSIFPILSAILLLLGGVCVAASRVYKSKRNIILGAGILFVAAGLSNIIGVIVYISANAGEPGPKRDEEKKNHYSYGWSFYFGGLSFILAEVIGVLAVNIYIERSREAHCQSRSDLLKAGGGAGGSGGSGPSAILRLPSYRFRYRRRSRSSSRSSEPSPSRDASPGGAGGPGFASTDISMYTLSRDPSKGSVAAGLASAERDRGGASGFLTLHNAFPKEAGGGVTVTVLNRKTTPV; from the exons ATGACCATTGCCATCAGCACGGACTACTGGCTCTACACGCGCGCCTTCATCTGCAACACCACCAACCTCACGGCTGGCGACGACGGGCCCCACCACCGCGGGGGCAGTGGCTCCTCGGAGAAGAAGGACCCCGGCGGACTCACCCACTCGGGCCTCTGGAGGATCTGCTGCCTGGAAG GGTTGAAAAGAGGCGTCTGCGTGAAGATCAACCATTTCCCGGAGGACACGGACTACGACCATGACAGCGCGGAGTATCTGCTCC GAGTCGTCCGGGCCTCCAGCATTTTCCCCATCCTCAGCGCCATCCTGCTGCTGCTCGGGGGCGTGTGCGTGGCGGCCTCCCGGGTCTACAAGTCCAAGAGGAACATCATTCTGGGAGCAGGGATCCTGTTCGTGGCAGCAg GCCTGAGCAACATCATCGGCGTGATCGTGTACATCTCGGCCAACGCGGGCGAGCCGGGCCCGAAGCGGGACGAGGAGAAGAAGAACCATTACTCGTACGGCTGGTCCTTCTACTTCGGCGGGCTGTCGTTCATCCTGGCCGAGGTGATCGGCGTGCTGGCCGTCAACATCTACATCGAGCGCAGCCGCGAGGCGCACTGCCAGTCTCGCTCGGACCTGCTCAAGGCCGGCGGGGGCGCGGGCGGCAGTGGCGGGAGCGGCCCCTCGGCCATCCTCCGTCTGCCCAGTTACCGCTTCCGCTACCGCCGCCGCTCCCGCTCTAGCTCCCGCTCCAGCGAGCCGTCGCCGTCGCGGGACGCGTCTCCCGGCGGCGCCGGGGGCCCGGGCTTCGCCTCCACGGACATCTCCATGTACACGCTCAGCCGCGACCCGTCCAAGGGCAGCGTGGCCGCGGGGCTGGCTAGCGCCG AGCGGGACCGCGGGGGGGCGTCCGGCTTCCTCACGCTGCACAACGCCTTCCCCAAGGAGGCGGGCGGCGGCGTCACGGTCACGGT GCTCAACAGGAAAACCACACCCGTGTAG